Below is a genomic region from Miscanthus floridulus cultivar M001 chromosome 1, ASM1932011v1, whole genome shotgun sequence.
AGCTGAAGCATCAAGATGAGAAAATGGAACAAACTGACAATGGTATTAACAAAGACCAAGTTCAGTAGGAAAGGGCACCGACCTTTATCGGGGCATCAAAAGATTTAGCCAcactgaccataactggagtgaAGAACACCCAGAAAATGTCATACACAAAAAGTCCACCCTGGAAATGGAAAAGGAAAAATGCATTTACATATGAATAAATGAAAGAGAATGTTTCAGTGGCACTCAAAATGCAAGGGCCCAGCCCCAATTACTTCAGAACTATTAATCTATTATACACCAGACAAAGGTTCCATATTTTAATATTCATTACATAATATGATCACCAATTTAAAGCTTGCTAAGAAAAACTATTTTTTCCCAAAGTTTAATAAATATACGACAAAGTGCATGCTAAAAAAAACAAAGCATCGAATTAAATTAAATTTACCAACATGGTGACACAGCTAGGACAGATATTGCAGTCAAACAAATGTTTTGGTCAATACAGGGGAAGAAACAACAGATAGCATGATCTGAATTTTGATTATAAAGTACAATTATTGAAGTGTTAGAAAATATATTGAACTGTCATGAAGATAGGGGCACAATACAATTTGAAAAGAATAAGAAATTGTACACATTTAAATCCACATACAGACAACAAGCGATACTTTTAGCTTCCTATAGTGCATAGGAGATAGCTCCTTTCATAGACAAATAAAGTAAAGATATGTTAAGACCAGATGATCCGTAATAAATCATAGATATATAAAATGTTACAGTAGTGATTATGATAGTGCAGAGATAACAAAATAAGGACAGGTTTGTGACTGAAATAATGAGGATGTGTTCTTAGAAGTTATAACAGAAAATAGAAATATAGTGTTCAGGCCAAATCAAGCAAAAATTGGGAAAACCCTTACCAAGAGAATGGCTCCAGTTTTAAATGATCCCAATGACAGCATCTCAATCCCCTGCGAAATTGATGTGTTAAGGTTCTGGTAAACTAAAAACTGGTGCGTAAAACAAATCAAATGATTTTAGCTTTTATTCCATAATCTTTAGTAATGTATATTAATGTTAAACCATGCAAACAAACCTGAATACAGAAAGCCAATCCCAGAACATTGTTTGCAAGCCAATGCTTCTTTGACGCATACCACAAGCAAAAGAAAAATCCAGGTATTGAAGCAACAATCTGGGACTTTGTGAACTCCACCGAGAGTGCTGAATTAAGAAATTCATGGGCTTAAACCATCTTCAAGAATAAAGATTATAAAGGGAGGCTACTAAAggacagacccagtgccggaggctcccacatgagtggggtctggggaagggataaaccgagacaagcctttcccccgcaaaatctgcggagaggctgcttcgaacccacgacctggtgactcggtgagacagctctcaccactgcaccaggcctgcccttcctaAAAGGGAGGCTACTGGCATAGTTAAATCCAATACCCCTTGTCCTTGTTCTGAATTAAGAGTCTAAGACTCATAAGAAATCAAATATCAAATGCAAAGGTTGTATTAACAGTTAACACCATGACAGCCATTGTAATTGAAATTGAAATCTTGTAATAAGTCTATTTCTGAGGGAGAAATGGAAGCTTATATATCCATAAAAATGCTGTAAACAAAGAATATACATCCATGCTAGTATTTAGAGTTTCTAATGTCACAAAAATGGAAGATTACATATCCACATGGAGAAATATCATTTTATTCATAGCAAGgttttttcttttataaccattcATAGCAAGGTTGAAAGAGTCAATGGTGAAAAAGCTCGAGTTCATTCAGTACACAAAATAATATATCAACTCTTAGTCACCAGTCACCAAATTCTTTTAAATGTGCAGCAGTACCTAAAATACAATCAAATAGTGCTCTAAAATAGCACTGAAAACATAGGTGTAGTAATATTTCAAGATCTGCATAACTAGATCAACAAGACTAAGCACCAAAGAAAGGGAGTCAGGATCATACAGTGGATAAATGGAGCCCAGCGGATAAGTGGAGCCCGCCAGACGATGAGATTATCATTCCACTCTTTTGGAAGAAAACGTTTTATAGAAGGAAGCAGTGTTGCACTGCATAAGAAGGGCCTCATAAGTACAGCACATAAAACCTTAACATGTCTGCAAAAGCTGTTCCAAGAAAAAATGGACTTACGAGAGAGCAACAATGCCTAGAATGAAAAAGTAGGCAGTGAGCACAGCGTTGACCAAGTCTTTTGAGAGAAACTTGAATAAAAGGAACAGTGATAAAAGCATAGCACTTCCAACTAAGGGGAACCGCATAGCATGCTCCTTGGACATGGTCTCCTGCATAATAACAATTGCAAAAACAAATCAGTTGGTCGGATGACTTACAAGTCACAGTAACAGCCAGCAGATACATAAACACATATTACTTACAGAGGGTGGAGTTGGCTTGACAGAACGGTAGCAACCCACATAGACAGTAAGGCATGCTGTCAATACCACATTCACATTTGGGTTTACGTTGACCACAAGTGGCGCCAAGCTCAGACCTGCATATTGTAAAATACATATGCTGCTGAGGTCAGCACACACTCTTTATATCAAAGGGAAAGGAAGAAGGTAAGGAGCACTGTAAAGGCAGTGATGGCTCAACTGCACAATTAACGTACCGGCAAGAGCCAAATTGGCAGCTCGTTCATGCGTCCTCATTGTTAGGAAACAATCTGGGAGACTAGCAAGGTGCCCTTTGTTGGAATATCAAAGTGAACCTGCGAAGATGATGATGCACAAGAGGTGTCATCATCAGCGACATACAAATAATGAGTTAGCAGAGCAAGTTCTGATCTGAAGCAGCTAGTGTTTAAGTTTTTGATCGAACAATCAGTAATGCTAACAGTGGAGGAAACATCTAACAGTAGAACAGATGTAATTTTATCCAATTTGTTTTACATTTAGAGTCCACAATCCAGAAGCTGAGTGTTTTGTTCAGAAGTACTTTAAGGTCACTACCGGATGAAACCGAGCAAGAATCGTCGTATTGCTGGGTACCTACTCTTTTGTAGGAGCACGAGTCAATCGATTGTGCTACCAGAGCTACGGACAGAGCAAGgtaaaacaaaaagcaaacaaaAAATGATGGATGCATCATATACAAGAGCTAGCCGTGGCTTCAATGGCAGATCTCACTCTACCGGATGCAACTCTACAAAAGCAAAGAGGAATGCAACTCTACATAGCAGAGGGAACACCAAGATGCAACCCGACGAGATCAGACTCTACCGGATCTGTGGGAGAAGAAAGGTGAAATCGAAACCGTAGACCAAAAATAAGTGAAGCATCAGAGGAGTGGAGATGAAaggaagaggagggggagggagaggcTCACCGGAGCGGATTCTACCAGGTCTGCCGGAGTGCAGTGGATGGCTGGGTGAGGACGACGACGTCGCGGATGCGGCGGgggcgacgaggaggaggcggCCGGAGAGGTGACGACGACGAGGCGGCCGGCGCGGCGGCGATCGAAGCGGCACCGGCGAGGCGGGGTGCGCTGCGCGCTTGCACGCGAGAGGGAGAGCTCGGTCTTTCCACAGCTCGGGTGGGGATTTCTTTTGCCTTTTTTTTAGCAAAGGGGATTTCTTTTGCCTGCGTATATTTACTTTTTTTTTATGAGGGGAGCCTGCGTATATTCACCTATGTTGGTCCGTGACCCACGTGACCCACTGACCCACCTATGTTGGTCCGTATACTCGAGCAGCCAAATGCATATTCGGGCCGAACGGGGGAGCTCGCCCCCACGTGGGCTTTGTTCCACGCCACACGTGGTTTGAGGGCCGATCCACACCAATACCCGAGCAGCCAAACAAGGTTAACACTGTAACCTAGGCCATTTAGACATAGTGGGCTGAACAATCCAACCCGAATATTCACAGTGGCAACCCACGTCCGCATCGGCCACATCGGGTGGGGATCGGCGCATCGCGGCTCGTCCTCCTGCTCCTTTGCAACACGAGCTTGTTCGGCGGGACttaaaaataagctaaaatactgtttcggctgattgtggtgagagaaaaatacggttCTGTTTGGAAATACTGTTCACGTGAACAGTATTCGATGAGTGGGCTGgccggccagccagccgaacagcctACAGATCCCTGCCGCCGCTGTCCCCCCTGCTCCCTCGCAAGGGCGCGTTTGGTTGCCTTCCCAGTCTAGCCAGGTCCGTTCTCGGGAGCCAGGCCATCGATAGCCAGGCTGAGAGCATGCAAGTGATGTTTGTTTGGTTGCTCCTAGATGCCTGCATCTCTCCTCTCTATCGCGTGCACCCCATGTGCTCCCACCCGCACTGCTCCAGCCAGCCTCCTGGGAAACGCCAGATTTTCTCGCATCACGGGAGCCTGGCTGGAGGGTGGGTTTTGCACCACTGGAGCCTGGCCCCAACCCTAGCACAGGTATCCAAATAGGTGGCCACTGCATCTGGAGAGCCTGGTTCGCCGATATACACGGAACCAAACACGCCCAAAATAGCAGGTTGCAATCAAGGCTCCCCTCCGTCTCCGTGTCCGAGCCCCTTGATCTGCCACCCGCCACGCCGAGGCCCTCTTCGCCGGCTGCTCCTTGACCCCACGGAGGCGGCGCTCGGCGGTGGGCCTCTGTCAGGGTGGGCACATCTGTGCCCATGGCCAACCGTGGCGCTGCAGACGGCAAGCTCACCGTCGCGGAGACCTTCTCCAGCCTTAGGGAGCAAGGCGAGGTGTGTGCCGCGTGCGCTTGAGCCCTCATGGCGTCCCTGTTGCTGAACACCCATGGCGAGCGCCGCGCGCtctccgccggcgccggcgccgccgctgtCGCCACTACTTGTTGATTACAATATCACAAGTTCCATTTGGAGTGTGAGAACATTTCACTTTACCTTCACTAGTAGTATGCCCGTGCTAACACTACGGTAAATAAgaaacaagataaaatttgaaaaaataaaaataaataattagATTCATTAAAATTCACGTCTACAATTCTTGCCCGACGCAATCTGAACCTATTTGTGGTTTCACCTCTGCAATTCTCGGCCGACGCAATCTGAACTCAGTGTTCCAGTAAGACAACATTTTTGTACAAGATGTACTGAAATTCTCTTCGCGTTGGTGCAAGGTACGAACAATACGCCTACATTTAATTTAACAGCTTCCGTCGAGCTGCCCATGGGAGAGGAGCCACGGCCGCGGAGCTACAGCGAGACCATACTGCATCAGCGGCGATCTCCTTCTTCCCCCTCCCTCCCGCCGCCGTCATGACCATCGTTGCCCCCCGCCCCGACTTGGCCCGACCATCTCCTCCATCGCCAGAACCCTAACGCCGCCCTCCTGTCGTCCCCACCGTCTGCCCGACTTGCCTCCCCAAAGCCCCCACGGCCGCAAAGCTCCGACGAGACCCTATCGCTCTCGCAGTGgcctcctccttcccctccccctcTCTCCCACCGCCACCATGGCCATCGTTGCCCCTCGCCACGACCTAGACCGACCGCCTCGTCCGTCGCTAGAACCCTAACACCATCCTCCCACCGTCCCCACCGCCTAGCCGGCCTGCCTCCCTCGAGCCCCTTCTAACCCACCAGAGTTGGGGAAGAAGAGTGGGGCGCGGCCgccaaaaccctagccgccacaaTCTTCTTCATTGGCGCGGGCGCGGTTGGGCACGAACGAGTTGGGGTGCAGGCGCGGGAGCGTTGTGGGGCGCAGTGTGAGCATCGTGTGGGCACGGGTGAGGGCGTCGCGCGGTCGCGACGGAGCGCGACCATCGTGTAGTAACTTTTCTGTAATTCAAGTTTGCACATGAATCCCAAATACTAAAAGTGCTCGACGTGGACAAATTGCATCAAGCACATCAATTGCAATGATCTACACGgaagggtctcatctttcttcatgAGCTCCAACTCCATAGAGGAACCATTAGTTTCATGCAATCATCACTGGAGTCAACAAGCAATAACCATCGAACTCATAATAGATCTCAACCAAAAAATTGACCTACATTTACAAGTTTTTCTACATATAGAGCCCAATCTATCTCATTGCTGGCCATAGAGTGAAAACATGAGGACACCTGATATTTACATTGAATGGAGACAATCTTTTCTTTTTACTGGCCACATAATTCACAAGTACAATGCTGCTCGAGATGACGACGATAGCACTTGTTAGCTCTTGTCGACAAACAATTATTGATAACTATGCTTCCTGATCATGCATAGATGGCTTGTAAAAGAGCTTCTAGAAAAAATTTACCTATTTCAAGTGAGATAAATCTTAATGCCTCAAAGATGTGTGTTCCATCAATTGATCCACCAAAGATGTGTGTTCCATCAGAACTATAGAAGATTGCTTGTAGAAACGTGTGTTATAGAGCATAAATTGATCAAGCTACATATATGGAGAGGCACTCACTGACCTTGTCAAAGAAAGAGACTACTACTTTGCTGCCAGCTTGAATGCAACGGTGACATGGAAAGGATGAATTGTTAAAAATAGCATTATACCCAGATTTACCATGGATTCAAATTCAAATACAAAATCTCTATTAGCAACAATTTTGATTTAGCAATATGACTCTAATTCTTACATATCTTGCGACTTGCACCTTTCAAATTAACGAAATTCAATATTCCATATGCTTCACAAAATAATCAACAAAAGTCACTGTTTAACTATAAGAGAATATTAGAGATTTTTACTATTTGTTATTGTTGTATTACGTACTATCGTAATGATATAAGGGCAGATTTTAAGTACAGGGGAAAAGAGGAAAAATCTTACCGCTCTAGGAGGCGATGCAGATCGGGTCAGACATGATGCAAATAATAAAGAGAACCACTTATATGATGATGTTTTCTTGTTTATGGTCCTCCCTTTGAAAAGAAAATTCATAAATGTCCACACAACCCTAGGAAAACAAAAGAAGTTATCAGTTAAACAAAAGGAGTTATCACTTAAACACTCTGACATATTTGTTTGCTTCTCTCATCAGTCATCACTGAAACTATTGTAGATTACATCTGAATGAAGCTAAACACTCAACACATTTAGCTACAGTGATGCCAACCAGCCAGGAACTTATGGGGATGGGGGGTTAGACCTGTAGCCTTCAGCGAATTAAGTTTGTTGAGCCTATTCTCATAGTATTGCTACAACAGGAAACACTTTCGTCCAATAAGAGTAAGGAACTGAATTCCGTGAACCCAGGGACGAAGGCAGCAGTGGGGCGGGTGGGGCTCAAGCCCCCTACTGCTGCTGTGTCCATGACGCCCCCCTAAGCCTCCCCTAGAAGTTTCAGTCATGGAAGCCATGAAAGCTTTGCTAGTCTAGCTCTCTATTTAGTCTAACCCCTCCTAAATATTTTTCTAGATCCGTCACTACGTGAACCTGCTATACAGGAATAGAAAGATGCAACATGAGTTATTTCCATGTCATCATCGTCAGTAGCACATGCCTTCCGAAGGATTTTTTTTCATGAAGACGTGCCGAGGTGGCTGCAAACGCTGCTGCCTACAACAATAGGAGGCACGCATTATTTTAGAGTTTTGGCACAATCTCAAACGATACTTTATAGATTTGTTGCATATAGTACTAAGTTGCCATACAATTTCCACTTTTCCTCCAGATCAAATAAATCATTGATTTCAAGAAACTCCTCATCAACACCCTGGCTGTGGTAACTAATCAAACTTGACACACAATGTGCCACACAGGTCCCTTCAGAAGAATTTGTTTCCCCACTAAATGGCAAATTGGTTAGATTAGACTGTGGAAATTGACTATTCGGCTCGTACTTTACAAAATATGCTTTCTTGAACTATACAACAAAAATTACCAACAGGAGCACCGTGACATTGATGGAAATCCCTAATGCCAGAGTAGGTGACTTGCCAACACGATGATGAGGCCGAACTGCTGGTCGCCGCGGGCGGCAGGATTCAATAGCACATCGGCGACGATCCTCATTCCGTGGCGCAGGACGACCTCAGCACCGACGCACCAACCATGTCCTCCTTGGCCCGCCATGATCAGGAGTACCTCCATCTCCTCGTTCGTGCTGGACAGTGGGATCAGGACCTAGGTACGTGCAATACTGAAGTCCATGGAAGAGGAGGGTTACTGACATACTTTAGATAGATTCACCCACCATGTTTATGAGGAGATCGTTGTTTCCAAGATAGAAGCACTAAGCCGGGGCTGAACTCGCCCCTCACCACCGCCTTGGACGACCTCGCCACGGCTGAGGCCTCGCCCACGCCAGCATCGGCGGCGGGGGCAGGGGCGCGTCAGATGTGGCCAGGCTCGGCGTGGGTATCTGTTTGTACGTGGAGAGAGACTTTTTATCAGGGAGGGATGTTTCGATGGTGCCATGTGCAGGATAATCTTTCGTTGCCTGTCTTTTTTCTTTCTATTATAACGATAATTCTGGAAATTGCCTTGATTGACTTGATGACTTTCGTTGGTTTCATATTTCGCCGGAGTCACGGAGCCCTCCTTAATCGCTCCCATTTGCCTTGTTTGACTCCATCGGTTTCCAATTTTACCGTAGCCGAACAATCGATGCTGCGGGGATCTTGCGCGTGGCCGAGGTCCTGGCGTAGGATGTCGCGGGTGTGGGGGGTGCGTTGAAGCCTAGATTGGTCGGGCCACAGGATCGCGGTGAAACCTCCTCAGAACAGATCTGGATAGTTTGGTTTTTATAGAGGCTGGATAGTTGGTTTTTATAGAGGGGGTTTTCTAGGTGCACAGTCTGGTGTGGATGGTGGAAACATCATCTCTGTGAGAGACAAATTTCTGGGTGGACTAAGCGTAATTTGgattggtccattatagtagagatggTTTTCTGGGACCACAAATTTCGCTGAGCTTTACATACTCCCCATTAAAGtgcctttttgtttttctatgtTAAGTTTTCTATAGTGATTTGCAATAAGGTGTTATTCAAAATTTCTAGTGCTAGCTATATGTACGAGGATTCAGATGGAAAGTAATTGTAACCAGTCGTAGTTGCACTTTAGCATTTGGACACAAGAAATGCAGAGTTCTTCCATTCATTTTGGTGAAGCTAAAATCTTTACAGCAGGATAAATTATGTACATTTATAAATATTGCTAACTTTAAGGCTAGTCAAGATGCTAAGTTCATCATTGCTGATTTGTTAATTTCTTTTTCTAACTTCTCTCATAATTCATagacaactttttaatttcaatCTTATTTTCCTTGGTCAACCAGATTTGCTAGAGTTGGCTCTATAGTATTGGCAATTCATGATGCAAGTGACGTTTCCCTGGAAGTAGGGAAGATTGAAAAGTGCCTTTGTCTAGAGTTTGTCATTTTTGTCTTTGTTTCAGTAAGTTTCACTCATGTAGCTGTTTATGTAGTTAAATTGTTAAATTAAGTGATTGTTAAGAAGACCCCTGAAGATAAAATATAACCCTTTGTTTCCATCAAGAATTGTTGAGTCCACTCTACTTTATTAGTTCGCCGTTATTTCACTTCACATAAACCTAGTAATGTCAAGTATTTACTGTTTTTCCACTTTGTATTTGCAAAATACCTAGTAGTGTCAATTAAAAACGTTTGACTTATCGAAAAATAAGAATGACACTTATTTTGGAGCGGAGGAAGTACTCTCCAAGTCCTTGGATTTGTGGAAGAACTGAACAGGGCCTTTAACGGGTACTTTTCCTCTCTTTTCCGTCTCCAACGAGATGGCTTGTCGACGTGAACAACAAGCATGCATCCTCAGCTATAGCAAATCCCAATCCTCCcggaaaaaaaacaaatattcttttccaaataaaaaaaaatctagcaGCCAGCTCTCAATGATTAATAAGGTGAAAAAAAAGCATTGCTAGTTTCTACCAAAGCAAAACATCTCTAAGGGCGTGTTCGAATATTCATTTCATGTACTTACCTCAATTCATATGTCTCGCAGTGATTGGAGTGAAAAACTAATTTTCACTTTAATCCACTCCATCACGTATAGATGGAGATAAACACATATGCGTGCACAAGGTCTAAGAGGACTCATGATAGCTCGTGGCGTTGAAGTTGATAGAATCGACGATCCTGATGATCTGCTCCAGCGCGCTCTTGTCGTTGAGCATGCCGGAGTGCGACACCTTGGGCAGCTCCACCACCTCGACGACCTGCGCGGGCGAGTCAGACCACGCCTTGATCGGGCCCACGAGGCTGGCCAGGTTCACCGTCCCGTCCCCGTCGCCGTAGACCACCTCCTCGGGGTCCTCGTCGAAGCCGCCGTCGCCGTACACGAGGCTCTCCACCGTGTCGACGCCGGTGCCCACCAGGCACGTCAGCGGCACGCCGGGCTCCGGCAGGGCTTCGACGAGCGGGCGTATCCGCGCGCGGTACGGCTCCACGCCTACCTCGAAGCCGATGTCCTGGAGGAACTGCGTCATGTTCTTGGCGGAGTAGGAGCGGCTGTGGCTCCGCGACACCACCAGCGTGGTGTTGCCGAACACCTTGGGCGTCGGCAGCAGCCACAGGTTGCTCTCGGCGGTCCGCTGCTCGTCGCGGATGAGGGACGCGTCGACGAAGGGCACCCCGAGCGTGTTGCCGGAGGcgaaggtgagcatctcctgcACGGACCCGCCCCAGGGCGTGGAGAGCGTGACGAGGTGCTGCACGTGCGCCGCGCGCCACGGCGGCGGGCTGCGCGCCAGCAGCTGCAGCGCGAACAGGCCGCCCAGGCTGTGCGCCATCAGGATCGCGGGCCGCCCGCCGTTGGCCGCGCACGCCGACTCCACCAGCAGCCTGAGCCGCTGCAGGTACGCGCTGCCCACCTGCGACGGGTGCCCCGGCCCGGCCAGCCCGTACCGGAAGTCGTACGGCGCGCCGAACAGGTCGCGGCCCTCCTCGTAGCCGGCCTTCTCCTCCAGCGTGCTGGCCAGAGTGTTCATGTACCCCGTCAGGAGCCTGCATAGCACGCGTCAAAGTGTTCGTCACGTCAGGTCACGTCACCAACACTTGCAGCTGGTTACCATActgaggccccgtttagttccacc
It encodes:
- the LOC136454197 gene encoding lecithin-cholesterol acyltransferase-like 1; this translates as MGRRLSLARVPAVATTMVVMLSLGSPLCVSAVARAGAGTTGAVAEQQRHPVVLIPGAGGNQLEARLTEDYKPSSLVCRVWPLVRGRGGWFRLWFDPSVLVAPLTRCFAERMTLSYDADADDYRDAPGVETRVNDFGSTSTLRYLDPNLKLLTGYMNTLASTLEEKAGYEEGRDLFGAPYDFRYGLAGPGHPSQVGSAYLQRLRLLVESACAANGGRPAILMAHSLGGLFALQLLARSPPPWRAAHVQHLVTLSTPWGGSVQEMLTFASGNTLGVPFVDASLIRDEQRTAESNLWLLPTPKVFGNTTLVVSRSHSRSYSAKNMTQFLQDIGFEVGVEPYRARIRPLVEALPEPGVPLTCLVGTGVDTVESLVYGDGGFDEDPEEVVYGDGDGTVNLASLVGPIKAWSDSPAQVVEVVELPKVSHSGMLNDKSALEQIIRIVDSINFNATSYHESS
- the LOC136475656 gene encoding signal peptide peptidase 1-like, encoding MRTHERAANLALAGLSLAPLVVNVNPNVNVVLTACLTVYVGCYRSVKPTPPSETMSKEHAMRFPLVGSAMLLSLFLLFKFLSKDLVNAVLTAYFFILGIVALSATLLPSIKRFLPKEWNDNLIVWRAPLIRWAPFIHSLSVEFTKSQIVASIPGFFFCLWYASKKHWLANNVLGLAFCIQGIEMLSLGSFKTGAILLGGLFVYDIFWVFFTPVMVSVAKSFDAPIKLLFPTADAARPFSMLGLGDIVIPGIFVALALRFDVSRGIKNRYFNSAFLGYAVGMMVTIIIMNWFQAAQPALLYLVPGVIGFVAVPSLWYGEVKQLLEFDESKVEAEEGGAEEEQDDDSSKGNKKVD